Proteins found in one Mesorhizobium sp. CAU 1732 genomic segment:
- a CDS encoding LysR substrate-binding domain-containing protein — protein MRNITLKQLKAIQAITSQGKIVNAAKVLGLTPPAVTIQLRQLEEDVELALFDRTHEGMRLTAAGQAVVDAAQAIEERLRLLEDQIDAIKGVRAGSLRLGVVSTAKYFAPQLMAAFMKKYPDIDMRLLVGNRADTIANLKSHEVDVALMGRPAKDVPLRASAFGDHPLVIVAPPDHVLAKARDISKERIAEEHFLIREPGSGTRISLEIFFSELPGRLDDLGVEMGSNETIKQAVMAGLGIAFISAHTIASEVEAGRLVILDVVGMPIRRQWFVVTRSDRAISPVMATFHDFLMRKGAVYLPLVGKLYQE, from the coding sequence ATGCGAAACATTACGCTGAAGCAGCTCAAGGCCATCCAGGCGATCACCAGCCAGGGAAAAATCGTCAATGCAGCCAAGGTGTTGGGGTTGACGCCTCCTGCTGTGACGATCCAGCTCAGGCAATTGGAAGAAGACGTCGAGTTGGCGCTGTTCGACCGCACCCATGAGGGCATGCGTCTGACTGCCGCAGGGCAGGCGGTCGTGGATGCCGCGCAGGCGATCGAGGAGCGGCTGCGCCTGCTCGAAGATCAGATCGATGCGATCAAGGGTGTGCGGGCCGGGAGTCTGAGGCTCGGCGTCGTCTCGACCGCCAAATATTTCGCGCCGCAACTGATGGCGGCCTTCATGAAAAAATACCCTGATATCGACATGCGGCTTCTCGTCGGCAACCGCGCCGATACGATCGCCAATCTGAAGAGCCACGAAGTCGACGTGGCGCTGATGGGCCGCCCGGCGAAAGACGTACCGCTTCGCGCCTCGGCCTTCGGTGACCACCCGCTGGTGATCGTTGCGCCGCCCGACCATGTGCTGGCCAAGGCGCGGGACATCTCCAAGGAGCGGATAGCCGAGGAGCATTTCCTCATCCGCGAGCCGGGCTCGGGCACGCGCATCTCGCTGGAGATTTTCTTCAGCGAACTGCCAGGCCGTCTCGACGATCTCGGCGTCGAGATGGGCTCGAACGAAACGATCAAGCAAGCGGTGATGGCTGGGCTCGGCATCGCCTTCATCTCGGCGCACACCATCGCCTCGGAGGTCGAGGCCGGCCGGCTCGTCATCCTCGACGTTGTGGGCATGCCGATCCGCCGGCAATGGTTCGTCGTGACGCGCTCAGACCGTGCGATCTCGCCGGTGATGGCCACCTTCCACGATTTCCTGATGCGCAAGGGCGCGGTGTATCTGCCGCTCGTGGGGAAGCTCTATCAGGAGTAG
- a CDS encoding ABC transporter permease: MPAFGIASYLVCLKGILMREGLRFLNQRERFVSSLVRPLLWLFIFAAGFRQVLGVSIIPPYKTYVLYEVYITPGLVGMILLFSGMQSSLSMVYDREMGNMRTLLVSPFPRWFLLVSKLLAGVIVSIAQVYVFLAIARFWGVKPPWTGYLLGLPAVFLAGLMLGALGLFLSSMIKQLENFAGVMNFVIFPMYFASSALYPLWRIQESSPLLYKICLANPFTYAVELIRFSFYGQIEWVSLAVVIGFTVLFLAGAIIAYDPSRGLMIRKQGTGGNG; encoded by the coding sequence ATGCCGGCCTTTGGCATCGCCAGCTATCTCGTCTGCCTCAAGGGCATTCTCATGCGCGAGGGGTTGCGATTCCTCAACCAGCGCGAACGTTTCGTCTCGTCGCTGGTCAGGCCGCTGCTCTGGCTGTTCATCTTCGCCGCCGGCTTTCGCCAGGTGCTCGGCGTGTCGATCATCCCGCCCTACAAGACCTACGTGCTGTACGAGGTCTACATCACGCCGGGCCTCGTCGGCATGATCCTGCTCTTTTCCGGCATGCAGTCATCGCTCTCGATGGTCTACGACCGCGAGATGGGCAATATGCGCACCCTGCTGGTCAGCCCGTTCCCGCGCTGGTTCCTGCTGGTGTCGAAACTGCTCGCCGGCGTCATCGTCTCGATCGCACAGGTTTACGTCTTCCTCGCCATCGCCAGGTTCTGGGGCGTCAAGCCGCCCTGGACCGGTTACCTGCTTGGGCTGCCGGCGGTGTTCCTGGCCGGGCTGATGCTCGGCGCGCTCGGGCTGTTCCTGTCGTCGATGATCAAGCAGCTCGAAAATTTCGCCGGCGTCATGAACTTCGTGATCTTCCCGATGTATTTCGCCTCCTCGGCGCTCTATCCGCTCTGGCGCATCCAGGAATCCAGTCCGCTGCTCTACAAGATCTGCCTCGCCAACCCCTTTACCTACGCCGTCGAACTGATCCGATTTTCCTTCTATGGACAGATCGAGTGGGTTTCGCTTGCCGTCGTCATCGGCTTCACTGTGCTTTTCCTTGCCGGCGCCATCATCGCATATGATCCTTCGCGAGGGCTGATGATCAGGAAACAGGGAACGGGAGGAAACGGATGA
- a CDS encoding ATP-binding cassette domain-containing protein, which produces MQHVRPAGTGTGVAALDVAAVSHSYGQKQALRDVSFSIAPGTFAVLLGLNGAGKTTLFSLISHLYDTRHGAIRIFGHDISRAPGEALRRLGIVFQARTLDLDLSVYQNLSYHTSLHGIGSAEARRRIDAVLETVEMAGRLHDKARSLSGGQMRRIEIARALLHRPPLLLLDEATVGLDVQSRAGILANVRSLVKTEGISAFWATHLIDEVDESDHAVVLVEGNLVANASVSDIVRSTGTKNIGEAFSTLNPRKTSPAMQEPS; this is translated from the coding sequence ATGCAGCATGTAAGGCCGGCCGGAACGGGAACTGGCGTCGCGGCGCTCGACGTCGCGGCGGTTAGTCATTCGTACGGCCAGAAACAGGCGCTGCGCGACGTCTCCTTCTCGATCGCGCCGGGGACCTTCGCCGTCCTGCTCGGCCTCAACGGGGCCGGCAAGACGACGCTGTTTTCGCTGATCAGCCATCTCTACGACACGCGGCACGGCGCGATCCGCATCTTCGGCCATGACATCAGCCGCGCGCCGGGCGAAGCGCTGCGGCGACTCGGCATCGTTTTCCAGGCACGAACGCTCGACCTCGATCTGAGCGTCTACCAGAACCTCTCCTACCATACCTCGCTGCACGGCATTGGTTCGGCCGAAGCGCGCCGCCGCATCGATGCCGTGCTCGAGACCGTCGAGATGGCCGGGCGCCTGCATGACAAGGCGCGCAGCCTGTCAGGCGGTCAGATGCGGCGCATCGAGATCGCCCGCGCACTGCTCCACCGGCCGCCGCTTCTGCTGCTCGACGAGGCGACGGTGGGACTGGACGTCCAGTCGCGGGCCGGCATCCTCGCCAACGTCCGCAGCCTGGTTAAGACCGAGGGCATCAGTGCCTTCTGGGCGACGCATCTGATCGACGAGGTGGACGAGAGCGACCATGCAGTGGTGCTGGTCGAGGGCAATCTCGTCGCCAATGCCAGCGTATCCGACATCGTCCGCTCGACCGGCACCAAGAACATCGGCGAGGCCTTTTCGACGCTCAATCCCAGGAAAACATCTCCCGCGATGCAGGAACCGTCATGA
- a CDS encoding YVTN family beta-propeller repeat protein has translation MRRLPFLAAAIAAGLTASPASAYMVYVSNEKDNTVSVVDTATMEVVKTIEVGQRPRGITISHDGKFIYLCASDDDTIQVIDTATLEIVSTLPSGPDPELFVLSPDGNTLYVANEDDNLVTVIDIETKGVIAEIPVGVEPEGMGISPDGKTMVNTSETTNMAHFIDTETHEITHNVLVDSRPRFVEFTPDGAEAWVSAEIGGTISVIDNASREITQKITFEIPGLRSETIQPVGVRITADGKKAYVALGPANHVAVINIETYEVVKYVLVGQRVWQLAFTPDQKTIISTNGVSNDITFIDVATDEPVQSVTVGQLPWGVVVSPN, from the coding sequence ATGCGACGACTGCCCTTTCTCGCCGCGGCGATTGCTGCCGGCCTAACGGCCAGCCCGGCTTCCGCCTACATGGTCTATGTCTCCAACGAGAAGGACAACACCGTCAGCGTGGTCGATACGGCCACGATGGAAGTCGTCAAGACCATAGAGGTCGGCCAGCGGCCGCGCGGCATCACCATTTCGCATGACGGCAAGTTCATCTATCTCTGCGCCAGCGACGACGACACGATCCAGGTGATCGATACGGCCACGCTCGAGATCGTGAGCACCCTGCCATCCGGGCCCGATCCCGAGCTCTTCGTGCTGTCACCGGACGGCAACACGCTCTACGTGGCCAACGAGGACGACAACCTCGTCACGGTGATCGACATAGAAACGAAGGGCGTCATCGCCGAAATCCCCGTCGGCGTCGAGCCGGAGGGCATGGGCATCAGTCCTGATGGCAAGACCATGGTCAACACGTCGGAAACGACGAATATGGCGCATTTCATCGACACCGAAACGCATGAGATCACCCATAACGTGCTGGTCGATTCCCGCCCGCGCTTCGTCGAATTCACACCCGACGGCGCGGAGGCGTGGGTAAGCGCCGAGATCGGCGGCACGATCTCGGTGATCGACAACGCTTCGCGCGAGATCACGCAGAAAATCACATTCGAGATTCCCGGCCTGCGTTCCGAGACGATCCAGCCGGTCGGCGTGCGCATCACCGCCGACGGCAAGAAGGCGTATGTGGCCCTCGGGCCTGCGAACCACGTCGCCGTCATCAACATCGAAACCTACGAGGTGGTGAAATACGTGCTGGTCGGCCAGCGCGTGTGGCAGCTCGCCTTCACGCCCGACCAGAAGACGATCATCAGCACCAACGGCGTCTCCAACGACATCACCTTCATCGACGTGGCCACCGACGAACCGGTGCAATCAGTGACGGTCGGTCAGTTGCCATGGGGCGTGGTCGTGTCACCGAACTGA